TGTAAGTCTTTGAGATAAGTGGTGTTAGTTAAGAGGAAAGTAGAACTCATTTCCTCAATTGAAAACCCTAATTATTATTGATGTCAAACAAGAGCCAAGATGTTAATTAGATAAGAGCAGATGAGTGCATTGAAATAAATGTAGGGTTCAAAAGTGTCAGTATGGACAGGGTTTAAGCAGTATTGtgtattttccttatttcaGTCACCTCTTCTGGGCAGGAGAATGAATTGTGTCAGCTTTGTCTGCTGTGAAGGCTTTAGGAGAGAGTGGAAAGGTTGTATTTGCTATGACAGGAAGAAAAGAGCATTATTTAAGAGAGCTGGGATGTCACTTCAAGGCCCTGAAGCTGATTTTGGCACAGATCAGAAGAAATCTGTAAAgtttaaattgtatttttatataaaattcaTAAACATCACTACATAGTATGTTGAAATTAACTAGAAGATTGTTTCCCTTAATTCATGTGTCttgggatttttcatgaaataaTATAACTCAATGGGTAAAAAGAAAGCAGGAGgataattttaatttagaaaatgaACAGGAAGTAATgcataataaatattaaaaaagcagaaagaagtgaTATAAAATCAGGGCCTCTTGCATTTTATCAGCTTATTATGAAAACTGTAACTTAATACCTTTCAATATTCACAGACCAAGGGTGCTGGAGAATGAAATGTTGGTTTTATAGAACATGAAAGGATAGCATCTGCTCTTGTGCCTTTTCTCCACCCTTCTTCAGagtttttaatttaatgttGGAGATATCATCTCCAGAGGCAAGAGGTCAATTCAGTCTTCATTTAATACTGCCCATGATAACTGCCTTGGGTTGCTACTTGCATTTGCTTATTACAATACAAAAATTTCTATTACACAACCTGGATGAAAAATCCCAAGCCTGAAATCCCCGCTGGGTAGTTAATAAAGGCAAATTTACAGTCACTGTTAGGCTGAAAAGCTCTTTATGACTTTAGTGATCAGTGTAATCCACAGGGGGATTTCTGTGAGATTCATGCATTGTTTGACTGAGGGATTGAGTGATAGAGATGGTTCAGTGACAGCAACCCAGCACTCTGCATGTGCAGGGCTTGCAGCACTGAGGAGTGAGGCTCTTGGGGAGCAGGAAAACTGGGAGCAAGATAAAAAAACTTGATTTTAATCACAGCTGTGATGCTGTCTTAGGGGAAAATACTTGCATGGACATTTCAGGCCACAAAAAACACAGGAACTGCACGTGTTTGTCTGGAGCAAACACTGACAACAATTGCTGCTTTCAGAATATTGTCTAATGAACTTCAAATATTAGTCACTCAGAATGCTTTTTCACAACCACATCCTGTGGAACACCTCTGTAAATCAAAAACTATTGTTTCTTTACTATTTCCTCCTTGTCTCTTAAAAGTAGGAACTTTTTAGATCACCTGTGTTCTGCACATGTTCTATTCATCATTGCAGTGTGAGCCTCCAGGCACCATTACTGCTGCAAACTACCTGTAAATCAAAAAGGCCCCTGAGTTTCTTCTTACTTCCTCTGTTCTTTCCTTTGAATGATGGTGCTTGTTGTTCAAGATCTATCCTGCACTGAAACCACGTAAACCTAAAAACACAGGGTGTTATTGCAAAGAGAGAAGGCATCCTGTGGTCAAGGGAGGTCTGTACATAAATTCTGGGGAGTGACCTGTTCATGTCTAGCCCATAAAATACACAGAGATTGTTTGTTCAGACCATGATCAAGTGAAGgaaatctcttttttctttttttatggaTACAGTCTGTGCTCTTGGATAAGTCATGTAACTTCCCAGGGTATCCAAGGGCTGTGAAGAAGACCTCCAGCTTTGTCTCAGAGGAGTTGTGGTGTTTAATTTGTGACATGTTAATTACTTGGAAATTTCATTACCAGAGGTTTAGGACATCAGTGTGGGACTGAGTTGCATGTTGAACAATAGGTTCCAGTGCTGCGTCTAGTTTGTTAAGCTCTTTACTAATTTTGCTTCCTGCATACATGAAGTGAGAAAAACACTTCCATGTGAGTATTTTCTATTaattatttccattaaaaaattaaagttaTAGTGATTACAAACTGTTGAAGATAATGGTCTGCCATGTTCTTTGAAATGAAGGAAAAGCTTCCAGCCTCAAAGACAAATTCTGTAActctttatttttgtaaatgtAATCAAGGTGTGGGGTTTCTGCCTTGTAACTGAGCTTGCAGAGATTGGATATTGTCTTTATAAATTCCCCTGCTGAGTGGACAAGGTACACGTGCAGCACAAGCAAGACTTTGTACCTGCTGGCTTTGGGGTTGGTGTTTGGACAGTTAAAGGCTCTTAGAGTGTGTTTGCACAGACACAGCATTTGAAACATGTGCAGCTCCCAGAACATGGCCCTGAAAAGCTTTCTGGCTATAAGAGTTTAGATAAACTGCACTTTAAATCCGAAGTAGCCTACACTCAAATTGTGCTTTCTGATATTAATAACAGCTGAGGTGAAAatgtgggaattttgggtttgttttgcagGTTAACATGAACTGTAGCTGTAGCCCACTTGCATTCAGAGAACTGAGAGTTTATCTTTTCCAAGATCTAAAATTACTACAGAAACCCTAGCTTTGAAAAAATGTACCACATAAAGGAATTCCATCATCAGAAATGGTATCACAGCTCTTCAAAGCATGCCAATAATAACACTGTGAAACTTTAGAGGGAAATTTCTGTTTGAATTCTCCCAAGTCCAGTTCCCCTTTCCTTTCAGCTACCAGTGAATTGTTTTCTATTTGGGGAACAAACCAAGCACCTCATACAAACCACTTTTAGTCTTTTCTTAAAAACTGGTTCTTAAAAACAGTTGGGGCATTTGACAGGTGTGAGCAAAGCAGTGTTTAGTgcagctgtggggagcagggtACCTGTAGATGATGCACGCTGTGTTCTGGCAGGTGCTGCAGTTGTTGAGGTCCTGCCCAGTGTGGTAGAAATTCCTCCTGGAACAGACAGCAGTTCATGAGATGTGGAGTTACAGACACAATAACAGAGCTCTGAGTCCTTTATGAGCAAAAGCCATTCTGTTCACCACTTCTGTCAGCCCTACTAAAAATTCTAGTACCAAATTCTAAGCTGGAAAGTTTCTTTAAACacacacaaaccctgtgagccTTGTCCTGACCTTCCCCACCTCATGCTGTTAAGGGTTCTGGTTGTTGGTTCTGATATGAATACTTGTTATGAAAACACTTAGACATGAGACTGCTTctaaaaaacacattttcaagtATTTGAAAATCCATGCAATTTGCTGAATCAGCCTGATCTCTGTCCTTATGCTTTCCAGTCTTCCCTTTTCATGTTTCCTTATTTGACTATAACAAAGTCAGATTTTTACTGCTGATAAGTTACAAATTTGTAGTGttgatgaaaaaagaaaagtgagtTTTCATGCTTAACACCAACTagagctgaaatatttttatgatgGAGAGACCTGTGTTAGAAACAGGTTGAGATTGGTGGCTCATTACATCCGAAGTGTAACACTTGCATTTAACAAGTTTTATTTGAATTAGGGGAGATCAGTTGgtagcaaaataattttctgattattttggggaaaatcgGAGTTCTTCATGTATCTTCTTGTGCTGTCAATAAAAGTGCTTGGAATATTCAGTGTTACTGTGAGGTAAATCTGCCAATGTGGACTGAAGCTTCTCACTGAATCTCAGAGAGAACTTCAAAATAttggacaatttttttctttttaccatGTGATAACTGAACAGAAATGGATTATAAATATTGCtggattttatatatatatatatataaattgtAAATAATCTAACCATGCTTCACTGCAAATTAGTCTTTACTATGGGCAGATTCACAAACATAATTAAATCTCAGGTTCTCCCCTAAAGAGCTGCATGCAGGGGACAAGGAGTGGCTGCTCCTTTCTGTCCCTTCCTGTGGAACCACACTCAAGTCGTCACTGGATGAAGGTTACAACAGAGAAATGACTGCTGAGGCTTGAGATATACTTGGATCTCTGCCTCCAATCTTGCCTCTTACCTGAAGTTTTAGGTTGGAgtgttgtaaatattttttgcatttttgctgTTAGTCTGTCTACGAGGATTTTGTCTCTTGTGTTTAGGCTGTTACAAATTTGGTGCTAGAAAATCATATGGAACAAGCCTCTGGGAGAGTGTAGCTGGAGCTGAATTGTATGGGGAAAATGTTAAATAGAATTTATATGGGCACAGTGGAAGCTAAGGAAAGTATTTTCATGCTAACAGCCAGATGGACATTACCAGTTAATGTTTCCAGATAAAAACAGGTAATATGTATGGAGTAAAATCACATGCTAAACTGATTTAtattgcttgattttttttttaatgagtgtaaattattttttgaaTTTTGAGTTGGAATGTTATTCAACAGAAATACAAGTTAACTCCAATTCCAAACCAAGGAAGGGCATAGGCCAAGGGCAGACCCTTGGTGCTGGGTGGTGTGAGCACAGCAGTGTTATGTTCTGGGCTCTTTCTGCAGCTCCACCTGCACAAACCCCTCAGTGCAGCCTCCTTGTTGTGGTATCTGCACAGTTTGTGGAAATATGGAATACTACCTGATTTGGTCATTATTGTaaccagtaaatacagctgatACACAGGATCTAATTTTAGAATTAAGAGGGCAGTTTTGCATGCATAAGTGATTTATCTATATGCATGAGATGCCTGTGATAAAGATTAAATTTATGGTGGCATCATCTCTTCATGTTCTCTTTTCTTTAAGAAATGAAATGTTACCTTTATTCCCTTGATTTGTTTCTGAGTTTTTCAAAGATAAGTTGCTTGAAGGATATACTACTTTACAACAAAACAGAACTTTAAAGTGTGTCCTAGATGCAATTACTAAAAGAGATGGTTTTGATAGCTTGGAAAGCTTTATTAGGATATTCAGAAACCTGTTTTgagcataaaaatatttaaaattctattttaacTTTGTCCTGTCTTTAGATCTTAGTTGCATTTAtggtattattattatttatagcACATAATAATGCATGAATAGTGCTTATAACCTTGGCACAGTCTGTGTCACCATAGTGACAATAAATACAGGGTTTTTACATTGTATGGGGATGAGAAGGGAGCCACTCTGAAACCTGAGAGTCTGAAGTGAGCTCTTGCTGACAGCCTCCACATGCTCTGTCCTTAGCTCTCAGTCTGGCACTCCTTGTGTGTCTGACCCTGCCATGCTCTGAACACCCTAAATCTAAATAAAAAGGGAGGTGTTAAGCTGGGTCTTGCACTGGATTTTGTAAAGGCAGTGTCAGCTAAAGCCAAGCTCTAAAGGGACTTTCTTCTCTGCTGAGGCCCAAACATCACAACAAGGGTCTAAGATACATTTTTGCAAACTCATCTTTAAATATCAGAAGAGATGTGTGTTCAGTAGCAAAGGTTAAGAGAATGCTAACATCTACTTTTCACTTCTGATGAATTACTAATATTAAAAATGAACCATACCCTTCACTGAGGGCTCTGGATTTTTCCAGGTCTTGGATTACATTCAAAAGGACTTTAATCTTCTCCTGGTTGGACTGCAAGGATTCCTCTACAGACTGCAGCCTGCCTTGTAGGGCAGAGAGTTCTCCATGTGCCAAGTGAATTTGATTGATTTCATTAATCTCTTTGTTGCTTTGTGGATTTATTTCATTCCTTGGCAGATAAGACTTTGTGTGAAATCCTTCTGCACAGCTGTTACACTGGGAAACATCTGACTGGGTGGAATTGTTCTGGATTTCAGTGTTACATGGATTTGATGCATTggtgctgggcactgacacTGGTGGGTGATCATCACTTGGGAGTGTCACACAGCTGGAACCTggcttgtgctctcctgcctgGTGACAGTCTCTGAGGGAACAAGGAGATGAGCTGTGGTTTGATGGGGGTGACAGTGGAGTAGCTTCCTTACTGCTGGcatctctgctggctgcaggcagctcagTATCAATTTTCTGCTCttcaggagcagcagagtgGGGGTTACATTCACTGCAGTTCCCAGAGTTGCTCAGACAAGGCTCTGCTCTGTCAGAATCAGATGACAGTGTGCTGTTTTCATGACTTTCGTGGCTGTTGATGACAGTAGAAGAATGCAGTGAGTTACTTGAAGCTGTGGCTGTGTCTGGTGCATCCAGGGGAACGTTTCTGTCCTGTGGGAAACTCACATGAATGTATTCAGGCACCTGTGTGGACGCAGTTGTCTTGTCTGACTCTGAGAAATCCCCCGAGTACCTCGGTCCATTGCTTTGTGCTTTTGATGACCTCTGACCCAAGCCCACCTCACTATTCCTGCATCCATCCTCCAAGTGATGACTTATCCTCAGGTAGCAGAGCTCTGAGGACAGAATGTCTGGTTCACAAAGGTTGCCATTTACCTGGATAGAGTTtgcaggctctgctggcatTTCTGTCAGTGATTTACTTACTGtcagctttttccttttaaaaacagGGAAGTGTTTCCTGAGGCTGGGAGAAGTTTGTATGGCAATATTCCGAAGCCCCTTGTGAGCCCTTGGAAAAGTTGGAGACTGAGTTAGCAAAAAATTGTGATCcctaaatatttcagttttgccAGTAGTGAGCGCTGTGTGTGGGGCAGGACtggcctccagctctgccttgctgcTGACACCATCGTCCTTGAAGCGCACCTGCTGGGATTTGGTCCTGCGGTGCTGGGGGTGCCTCAGAAAATCTGCTGAGTCCAGACTGTTCCTTTTCAGGAGCACCGGTCTCATTTTCATGTTTTGCTGGGCCATTGAATCACAATTTAAAGTCTGTAAGTAACGTGTTTCTTTGCGACCCATTTCATTTGACATTTGACCTGTATGTTAATATTGTTCCTAAGATACAAATTAACACCTTACTCCTGGAGCTTAGCATTCTTCTCCTTGTTATTATGTATATTTTCAACTGGCATGTTCTCTTCAGGGATCCTCTTTCAAATTTAATTGCTGATTAGACCAAAAGTAagataaattaaatataaaatttaaggaaatattttcttgtagCTTGGGAATGCAGAAATCCTTTTACCTGCAGCTAACATGGTCTTTGTATTACAAAATTGCAACAGGCTGTTTCAGGTAACTAATTTAAAGGTAAGGTTGAGTCTATGGCTTTCCTGGAGGCTCTCATTTGACAGCAGCTCTCCATTGGGGATCCAGCTCTTTTTTTCTGATGGATCAGTCACATGTGTTTTATTTGCATGCTGTCTAAACAAGCATGATAATTTCTGAGGGCATTCTCATTTCTGATGCATAGTTGTACTGATGGAATATATCCATTAATACCAAACTGAATTGCTTTCTTTAGAGATAGCTTTTCTTCCTCAGCCATCTTTTTAATGTCCTGTTGAAACTAATCTTCCCAAAGAGGTAAGGAAAATGTCACCACTTATGACCAGGGAAAAATACAGCATCCAGAGGGATTCAGTGAGAAAAGTCACTGATGTGTAGTTGTTACTGCCATTCTTGCAAACACAAGGCAGATCATGTCCAAGGGCTTGCCTCAGCTCTGTAAACAGGACAGAGGTCCAGGCTGAATAaccagaaaaagcagaagagcagaaaatgtttcctgaaaataaaaagacaagagTTGTAGCTGAGCACAGTGGCAAACGGTggtttcctgctgctgtttcctaGGCACTTTGCATCATCTCTGCTTCTGAAACTTTGGCAATGacatccagaaactgaaaaatgGTTTACAATTTGCAAGTGGCTTAAGTTTTTTTCATATGAAATACATTGCTCAAAAAATGgttgtatatatttatatgaaaCAGATACAAAATATCATAAGCTTGAATCTGGTCCCAAATGCAGATCTTAAAACTTAAGCAGTTAGATTTGAGAATGGCTATTAAATCCTGTTATGGATGAAATATCCAAAACTGAACAGTACAAATGTGAGTTCTAAATTTGGAGGAAAGGTAAGATTTCaacaaaaatcaatttttttgttgttgttgttaaagTTATTATTTTCAAGCATTCAGATTTGAGTACAAGACTGCAGCTAAATTCCCAGTACAGTGGTAGTTTACTATTAATCCTGTTCCCTGTTAATTCACTGGTCATTTCATTAGCCTTACTACTTCCATTAGCTCAAAACCTTTTATTTAAGCATTGCACAGATTTTACCATATTTAATTTACAAGAATTGAGGAGATGGGTGCAGTGGGAAAGATCTTGTTACAGAATACAGCAAATTTTTATGCAGCATCATGTAACATTTAGGCACTGTAATATAATTTAAGCAAAGCAATAATATGATATTACTCTATTATAAAGTTTTAGAAGAAAGTGAGTGTTGGATTATTTCACTGCAGAGAGAAATGTCACATAAAAtattgagaaaataaatatgtGCATTAATACCAAATTTTACTTTTGTGATATTCATGAAGTCATAGGAATATCTGTGCTGATTGTGCACTGGAAACAAGAATCACAGTAAACAAGTCCAACAGTTTCTGCAAATAACATTCCAGTGCCAAGTTCTGAGTTCTCATTTCACCCACTAATTACCAGAGACTTTTAACGGTTCTGTTTGAGAATTTATCCAAATATTGCAGCAGCATTCTCCCCATCACAGCCGCTGTGCTCCAGGCAGATGGACTACTTTAAAAGTTATACTTGCCCAATTAAATTCTGAAAGAAGCTTTAGAAAGCTAATCCtttgtgttttaaataaaagtaaaaGCCCTTAAGGGTTTTATAAGAGCTCTCCTTGGGCTGTAGAAGCATTTGAGCTACATTCCTGCATTCTTAATTTGAAAATTGCTATTTTAACTCTGTTGATTTTTAGCTACCTTGTCATCCAATACTCTGGGTTTACTATGAATTCTAATGAACATTTTGGTGCTGTTGTTTATATTAAATcaagctgaaaggaaaaaaaatatatagccAGGAATGTTCAAATATTTGGATTGAAAACCCAGACTGGTGAATTTCAATGAGTTATAGGTGTCTGCTCTTGAGTTAACAAATCAGTTCAACATTGCCAATTACAAagtttaaataacatttttcccTTGCCCAGCATCTAATTCTTTATTCTTTCCCGACACAGCAATTTAAAGTTCTTGTTTTGCTCGTTATTTGACATTGACTGAAGTAGGAAAAATCCTACAGATCCATTTCATAGAAGTGCTTTCAATGTATTAATTTAACTTATTTCACTCATAAAGAAAAGATTAATTCCGTTTTAAATTAATGTCTGGTAGTAATACTAACAGTTTTAGTAGAAGAAATTTACTGGGGTTTAATGTTCCGtggctccagctctgcagcctcttccttgttccttggctgctctgctccatgaACTCCCTGGGTTTTTCCAGTCCCTCCATCCCCTGTTGGATAAGTGCCCCATGAGGTGCTggatgttatttttaaaatgtgcacATTTCATGCTCCTCTTTTCAATGTTTTGAGTATGTGAATCTGACTGATGTTACATTCTTTCTTCTGTTTGGCTTGGCTGGTACTGTGAAAGAAAATCTTGACTTTTAAGGTCTCTGCATGCTTTGCACACACAGTTCTTAGTGGTGGTAGCTCCTCTACAGTGTAAACTTCTCCTTGCTCCACTAAAATTGTATCCCAGGGTGTAACCAGTGAACCCCCTAAAAACACTCAGGTGCAAAGCCTGCCCCTCCACACAGCAATAAAGCTGCTTCTCCAGTCTGGGATTGTGGGTCTGAGTTCTCAGAAATGCACACACAGCTTAATCAGACTGCCAGGCAGGGGAAGTTTGACAAGACATAGATATTTTTCtatataatttttcttccatctttCCAGCCTCTGCCTTCCCAGTTTCTTCAACAGAGTCAAATGTACTTTTTGGTTCATATTTCAGTTTAATGGCTGAAGCTGTGGGTAGAGAAGTGCAGTGGTAAGGATAAATGGAGATTACAGGAATTGCATGGAGTGAAAAACCATGCAGCAACAGACAGCGGGGATTTTGGAAGAGTGCAGATGTGTGAGAGTTGTGATTCTGGGGCTTTTCTGCAGGTTATGGCAAAAGTTACTTATTTCACATGGTTTTCAAACTTTCAGCAGCAGTTGGAAACCTTACATTTTCATTTGACAAGTTGgttcaaaaaataaatatttttcttatagTAAAAGTGTGACATATTTTAGAATTTTGATTTTCCCTTGTGCATGATTTAAAAACAGTATTTCTTGAAACTACATGTTTGAGCAGAACCTTTCCAATAAATAAACTAGGTAGAAGCTTGTGGGGGCTCTCAACAGCAGGATGATTAATCTAATTTGCCTTCCACTTTTGAGCATCCACACTTTAAATTTCCCAACTCAGTCTATGGCAGTGGATTGGAACAAGGTGATTTTTAAGGTGCTGTCCAACATAAACTGTTCTGGTTCTGTGACAGGTGACAGCTGTAATAACTGTAAGGTAATTTATTCTGACTGGACAGTGTTCTGTCATGTCTGATTTGTGGTTTGTCCTGTAGAAAACAGATTTTCCATGGTGCACATTTGATGGACATTTTCAGTTTAGAGAGGCAGCTTGCTGAATTTAATTATGGTTGGTGCTTGATAATAAGCTGCTTTCTAGGTGGGAGATTCTCAGATTCTAAGAAATTTGTGTGACTCTCACTTTCCCTTCATGTTGCAAATCTTTCCAGGGTTCCTAAACTTGCTGGGATCAGAGGCTGCATGTGGGGGCTGCTGTGAACTCTGTGCTTGTCAGTGGCTGCAAACAGCCCGGCCACTGCAGAGATCTCCTGCTATGCAGGTtcaattttcaaaacaaaaaaataacatcTGAAATGCTCCATTTTTAGGTAACAACTCTGAATTAAGGCTTTAATTGTGTTGGTTTGGATGTTGCTTTTGTTCCACTTCATTTTCTGTCTCCATCAGAAACTCCAGCAATAGCTGTTGGCCAAGCTGCTTAATTCAGTCATAACTCTTCTTTGCATAAAAGtcatgttgggtttttttcctcaaaataatGAGAGATGTTGAGGATAAGTTTAGATATGCTTCTGAAATCCCTGGAGACTGCAGTGAAGCATACATCACCAGCTAGCACAGAGAGCTAGAGATGGATTTGAAACCATTGGAATTGGATGATGCTGGAAATTACCTCTTTTTCCTGTCCTCCTTTCTggcagagggaaatggatgGAAATGTGCTCAGAGTTCCAGAGGAACTGCATGCAAGGAGGCCTCTGAAGGGAATATTTTCAGATGAAAGTGGGTGACAGATGCAGAGCCTATAAAGCAGAAACAGTGCCCCAGAAGTGCAAATTTGCAGCTTATTGTGACACACAGGAAAAGCTGGCAGGGAACAGGAGAGATGAAACTGCTGAGAGAGATTTTTAAATGGCCTCTGTGTACAGGGGCCTGTTGTTGATCACAGCAAGGAGTCTTATTGCTTTGGGTCCCACAGAATGAAGCACAAAGCTATTTATGAAAGTAAATGTGTTTATTATAAGAGATGGTGTAATTTGTGGAATATAGTTTTGTACCTGCAGTTTTCTCCAGTGCACAGCTTGTCTAGTGTAATATTCTGCTATTTCTTACTCTAATTGGGCAGTACACAGAATATCTGTTTCTGTTGGTGTGCATGGCCACAGAGGAGCTCTCTGGATGTCCCTGGGTGTGCTCAGTTTTCCCCTCCAGCAGTGGTTTGGTAATGCTGAAGGAACTTTGCTTGAGCAAAAAGGACTGAAGAAGGCAAGAACATTTTTATAAATCCTGTTGGTGGGTTTTGTAAGCCACATCTAGGTGGGATCAAGGTGACTGGAGAAGACAATCTAACAGAGATAAGGAATACAGGGTGGGATGGAAGCTTCTGTCCTCAGAAattgaatatttctgtaatgAAAGAGATTACAGGATTTTGTCTCTGACTAATTTTACAGCAAGATCTGGAAATTACTTCAGGTTGGTGAGACTGGGTCGAGAAGATGCTGTGATACTtactgcagcagaaaatggactTAGCTAAGCAAGTTCTAGGGATGAAAATTGAGTGTGGTTTGCCTATGATTTGATTGAGATGATGCAATGCCATTGCACATGAAGTGCTGAGGATGCACTAAGAGATAGAACCATGATGATCTTATTTCTGAAATAACTTTCAGAACCATGGTACTTGAAATTCCTTTATTCTACTTTATTAGAAATAAAAGttcttttcctttgaaaagaTGATAGATCCATTTTCtctgtctgaaaaaaaatcttcatggattagaaaacatttttatctCAGTATTTCTTCTGGAGCATATGCTGGAAATTGTTCATGCAAGGTTTAGTGTCAGGAGGTAAGATACAACTCCTTATTCACTTTAGAGGGAAGCATTTCAGTCACATATTTATATAGAGACACaagctggatttttttcagtgttagTTTGCAAAGATGAGTGTACTTAAAACTGAGAAATTTCTCTTGAAGAACTGCTTGAATGCCTACAGGGAGAGGGAAGTTATCCAATGTGACAGGCTGGTGAGCTGGAAAGTGTCCAAATAGCTGGTTCACAGCACAAAATTTCAGTGCTCTTCCTTGTAGAAATCTTATCAGTTGAAAAAATATTGCTAAGTACTTGATGTTTGCATCAAAGTGTGCACGCATTTTACACTTTACATTATTGTAGGGTTTTATTCAGGCTTTATAAAATGTTAAGAGAGCTGCATGAAGATCTATAGGTAACCTGTGAAAGGCAGGTTTGCACCCTGTGCTGCCTTGCAGGCATCAGCACTTGGTTAGAGACAGATTAGTTCATAAAAATGAACTAATTTTACTTCATAAAAATGAACGAAGACCTTTTCAACCTTCTCTTTGGTTGTTAATTATATTGACTATGCctgttaaaacagaaaaacttACTATTTTTCCCCAAGTAGCAAACAtaaaagctgcattttcatGGTTCCTGTGTGACAGGTTGCCACTGCCCAGCACCTTTCTCCTGTTGAGACACTGCTACAAGAAACACAATTTTAAACCAGTATAAAGTTCTTGCTAAGGACTATGACTTCTACACTGGACTTGTTTTCATCATGTCAGCATTTAT
The Zonotrichia albicollis isolate bZonAlb1 chromosome 15, bZonAlb1.hap1, whole genome shotgun sequence genome window above contains:
- the INSYN2B gene encoding protein INSYN2B isoform X1; translation: MSNEMGRKETRYLQTLNCDSMAQQNMKMRPVLLKRNSLDSADFLRHPQHRRTKSQQVRFKDDGVSSKAELEASPAPHTALTTGKTEIFRDHNFLLTQSPTFPRAHKGLRNIAIQTSPSLRKHFPVFKRKKLTVSKSLTEMPAEPANSIQVNGNLCEPDILSSELCYLRISHHLEDGCRNSEVGLGQRSSKAQSNGPRYSGDFSESDKTTASTQVPEYIHVSFPQDRNVPLDAPDTATASSNSLHSSTVINSHESHENSTLSSDSDRAEPCLSNSGNCSECNPHSAAPEEQKIDTELPAASRDASSKEATPLSPPSNHSSSPCSLRDCHQAGEHKPGSSCVTLPSDDHPPVSVPSTNASNPCNTEIQNNSTQSDVSQCNSCAEGFHTKSYLPRNEINPQSNKEINEINQIHLAHGELSALQGRLQSVEESLQSNQEKIKVLLNVIQDLEKSRALSEGRNFYHTGQDLNNCSTCQNTACIIYSVEYDFRQQEGRFHQILKTLDNAEQNAASASPQKPPPDPPAPEKKELRRKTKKVKRKCFWWI
- the INSYN2B gene encoding protein INSYN2B isoform X3, whose product is MSNEMGRKETRYLQTLNCDSMAQQNMKMRPVLLKRNSLDSADFLRHPQHRRTKSQQVRFKDDGVSSKAELEASPAPHTALTTGKTEIFRDHNFLLTQSPTFPRAHKGLRNIAIQTSPSLRKHFPVFKRKKLTVSKSLTEMPAEPANSIQVNGNLCEPDILSSELCYLRISHHLEDGCRNSEVGLGQRSSKAQSNGPRYSGDFSESDKTTASTQVPEYIHVSFPQDRNVPLDAPDTATASSNSLHSSTVINSHESHENSTLSSDSDRAEPCLSNSGNCSECNPHSAAPEEQKIDTELPAASRDASSKEATPLSPPSNHSSSPCSLRDCHQAGEHKPGSSCVTLPSDDHPPVSVPSTNASNPCNTEIQNNSTQSDVSQCNSCAEGFHTKSYLPRNEINPQSNKEINEINQIHLAHGELSALQGRLQSVEESLQSNQEKIKVLLNVIQDLEKSRALSEGRNFYHTGQDLNNCSTCQNTACIIYRI
- the INSYN2B gene encoding protein INSYN2B isoform X2 is translated as MSNEMGRKETRYLQTLNCDSMAQQNMKMRPVLLKRNSLDSADFLRHPQHRRTKSQQVRFKDDGVSSKAELEASPAPHTALTTGKTEIFRDHNFLLTQSPTFPRAHKGLRNIAIQTSPSLRKHFPVFKRKKLTVSKSLTEMPAEPANSIQVNGNLCEPDILSSELCYLRISHHLEDGCRNSEVGLGQRSSKAQSNGPRYSGDFSESDKTTASTQVPEYIHVSFPQDRNVPLDAPDTATASSNSLHSSTVINSHESHENSTLSSDSDRAEPCLSNSGNCSECNPHSAAPEEQKIDTELPAASRDASSKEATPLSPPSNHSSSPCSLRDCHQAGEHKPGSSCVTLPSDDHPPVSVPSTNASNPCNTEIQNNSTQSDVSQCNSCAEGFHTKSYLPRNEINPQSNKEINEINQIHLAHGELSALQGRLQSVEESLQSNQEKIKVLLNVIQDLEKSRALSEGRNFYHTGQDLNNCSTCQNTACIIYRSLILFP